The nucleotide window caccaattttattaaaatgtcaccttcttttacagatgtcttgcatgtatcacaagataTAACAGTCCTTGCATCTtcaggtaaaatgttttaaaaagtacaacaaaagtacaatatactgaacagcatttatgcttacatgtatattaaaatgaaggtacatataccaagatattaaaatacaattgtacagatTTGTTTGAAGTTTTCCACCAAATCTGCAGTGTAATTTTGAAGTATTATAGCTGAGAATGCAAGGTGAGTatgaagatcaaattcaatgagtgaaaatgatttttttggaAGTTGCCGATGTTGGTCATTATTGATCATTCCAGGtatattgacttaggtactcaaatgtttacttgttgtagctttaaatgtgcaaaacactcacatttctttcaaatatgaAGATGTTTTACTGTATCTAGTGCTCTGTACTGGTCAATCTGGGTGCTATAAAATACCTATGGTTTGAGGTGCAGTATAAAGTGAATATTGGGGTGTCTCTAGTGCTGTGGGATGCTGCGTTTTAAATTGAGCAGCTCCTGAAGGCAGGACAAGGAGTCTTAGATAGATAGATGCAATTTcttctcatgggatcaataaagtatctatctatcttaaccttttgatttgaagggaATGTAAATAACAGCCAGGTTGTCTCTTTGGTTGTGTTGTATCTGGTTCTGTCGACAGTGCCTTTTGTTCCTTGTGTGGATTAAATCATACTTATGAATTGATCACAAACATTTAGGCATTCTCTCCTTCTGGGGTTGATTTTATCATTGTGAGTGGCCAAAGGTtccttatatatttaattaaaagtctttaattgtacaaaattaagaaattacaaatgaatgacaaaatggttttaaaaagtttatttttaaaaaggaaacgtTAAGAAAATGTCTATACATTTCTGCACATCAGAAATCTTACATTCAGAATTCTATATcaattaatagttttatttcagaaacatatcATATTGTACAAGAAAAAAGACTGAATGGAATAGGGAACTTTTAAGGTCtccctgttttaaaacacaaactgcaggtCCTGTAGACAAAGTCAAAGAGGACAGTGACTCACTGGTCAGAGCTCTCAGGTgacagacagtgtcagtgtggaagcagtggagtgaagttgactcaggtcacagacagtCTCAGTGCTCAGAACTGTTGTAAGACTGTGTGACTCTGTTGGTGAAGCTCTTCTGTGTCTAGACCTGCTGGAGGAGGTTCTCCCAGACAGCTCTGTCAGTCTCACAGCGCCCATCCTCTCCCTGAGAGTCATCCCCAACATCATCGTAGTCAGTCCTGTCAGGGGCAGGGGCTCCTTcttcagagggcagtgtgggcatgaccctgtccactccagggccaggctggaggacacctgacagagagacagactcatgatttgtcaaatgagccagttattgaaataatattgttacatattaggattatgaaaattgtgaatatcaaaaatgactgagtagataaattaaaaaataaattaatcataacccccaacttttaaagattttgccaaCAATATACCCAAGCATTTGGTATAGTTAAAGGCACATAAGAGATTTGTTCTTTGGAACAGCTTTATTGAAAAAAGTACAAttagttaaatatttgttattaacaacactacacacacgaaattacacacaacataaatatacagcacGCAATTACAAATTTGCGAACAAGGTGTTTTAGACACCTACATCCTAACCACCCAGAAAATTCTCaaactgctaccaagtattcagcttttacagaacacctatacaaaagaaagagaaaccaAACCTTCTAAACCTAAGACATTACAACCTACAGTAAAATCTCTATTTGTGAACCCAATtgttacaaaatgaatgggaacctatcTCCCTGTTCTAAAGATGCTCCCACTAGCCAGGAGAGGCACTCTTTAACTAAGGGATTctctaaaaaagaaataaaagtttctaaaaacaacagaaaggcaAGCTCTCTTTATGAGGGTCAAAGACTAAACTCCAGTCTGATCTTTCCAGTTGATCTGGACAAGTAGTAGAAGCAAGAAGTAGCTCTCGCCTTCTATCATTCCTGGACAGTTGATTgacaatcatttacccagaactttaTGGTTGCTTTGATCTCTGAATCTCACACCTcagcatctcagcaaacatctcctTGCTTTGCAGCCCCtagccatgtactgtaattggaattggaattgatgacattacccaggtgtacctagattttttaaaacacttacatAGTCACAATAGTGTAGTGAAtggggattttaattttctggaaCAATCAGAAATTATAGCAGTATATTTTGAGAGTACTTGTAGACTTTTAGGAActaatcaaacataataatcTATAGTCTCACACATGTATTCTAACCagacaatatacaatttattgatataatcATAATTTGTAAACAAACAATAAGCAtaatagaacatactgtatctgagaaGTACTCTGCTTTGATATCAATGGCTATTAGTGGGCTAACAGTTATAGTATACAGAATAGATGTTACAATATTGTACTCAAAAGCGTTTAATaggcttttttaattaaattgtatctTTTTGGAAGAATTGATGATTCAGTGTAGAATTAACTTATACTTATGAAGTATCAATGCTCTAAAACCACAGTGAGGAAGACCTAATAATTTCTGAGCCTAGTAATTCTCTCTGCAGTCAGAGAACAGAATTCCTGGTCTTGGGGAATCTAAAGCTGCTgatcaatttaaattaatttaatttaatttaattaattaaaatctgaTTGGCTAGGTGTGTCAGTAGGTGGGTTTCAGTGACACTGTGATCTTTGTGATCTAACTTTGTACAATTCAGGTCACTCAGTCTTTATTGGCTGTTATTGATCCTAGTAGGACATGATAGAGTGAAGCTACTGCTACTGCAAAATGCCTGATTCCCCCCTGTCTTGGATGACAGTGCAACAGAGATGGATTACTGGAGGTTATCTTTCCCATCCCTGAAATACCTAACCCACACTGAGCCCCCTGGCTGTACTTTTACCTGAAGTGGGGTCTTCCTCACTGCTAAACACATCACTGTACCCAGAGGGTGTCTCATCAGAGAGGAGTCTCCCTGTGAACAGAAGAGAAGGTCAGTAATGGCTCTGTCATTCTGACACAGACTGGCCTGTCAGATACCTCTTCTCTTCTAGGTAGTGTTTATTTGCAGATATGAAATTAGGTTGAgactaatttctaatgacaaaggCTACTGTGGGCTGGTACAGGGGGTACTCCTTAGTCGTATTTATAATAACTCACCTGACACAGTGTTTGGACTCTGGGGCACAGTGAAggcatcatcatagtactcaGGGGCCTCTTCTTTCACAGAGGACATCGGCTTTCCtaaagcacacagagcacagcttcaCTGAGCATCAGCACACTGAGTTATCTAGAGCACAGGACTGCTGGAGCTCATCAGAACACACTGATTAACTGAACATCACACAGGATCTAAAACTCCAGGCTCTAAGTACAGGAGATCAGGGGGAACCTGATTTCCAGTCCTATTCAcaactgtaataaatgtaaaacaattcctAGATTTTCAAATAAGATGTTGAAGGAAAACAGGGCAGAGAAGTTTGGCTGTATTTGGACAGAGAGGGTGGTGATGTGAACCCTATGAGATACTGAAGAGGAGCCGGACACTGGCAGCAGTGACCCAGACTGAGTGTGCAGGGCTgagatcacagagagagagtcagATTCATGTAACTGGTGCAGAATAGTGCAGACTCCGTATTCAGAGGCTGAGATCCAAGAAAGAGTAGAGAGATTCAGACTCTGTGGGATTGGTGCAGAGTTTCCCCATGTGATTGGACTGAAATAACCCACCTGACAAGGCATCTGGACTCTGAGGTACAGTTacagcatcatcatagtactctgGGATCTCTTCTTTCAGAGAGGTTATCAAGTCTCCtgaaccacacagagagacagagaatttACACTTCAGGACTCAGACTTACTTTGACCATAGAGCTGCAAAGTAATTGgaaagtgtgattttaaatgttttgtggtgtatAGTTAAGCCAAAACTCTAGGGTCGCTGATTAATCTGATCTGAAAGGCCGTTTTTACAGCATGCTGTTCCCCAGTCTCCTTTTCTATCAAAACCAATTAGAGCAGCACCCTGTTTACCACCCCAGTATTGACCAGCTATAGTTTTGCTCAGCATCTGTGATCTGCCGAGATAAGGCTAGTGTGAGGCAACATTGAAGAGCTGGCTTTATAAGGTATCAAACACATGTGGTTCTATTTGTATAATTCAGGATTTTTTACATAAGTTCTCTAAATGTCAGCCTGgtttgaggtgagagtgagtacTGGACTGAAGACCTCCTCACTCCCACACTGAGCCCCCTGACTCTACCTCCCCTCACCTGGTACtgggtctccctcactgtctTCCACATCATCGTATCCAGAGGGCAGCTCGTCAGAGAGgaatctccctgtgaacagGAGGACAGATCAATATTAcctgcagtcagacagcagacTCATTGTCTTCCACTGGCTGtggaagaagccagggtgtGAACAGTACCTCAGAGTTTGTGTGAACAGTACCTCAGAGTTTGTGTGTATAAGGCAGGTCAGGAACTGTGAACTGTGGTGTCAGTTACTTTGACACCAGTTGAGAAACAAAAATCCTACAGATTTAAAACCAGTATGGTGAGATTTTAAGTCCTCAGATCTTCCTCAGAGGGTGGAGAtcaatcacacctgaagactctCTCCACTCACCTCTCCTGGGGGTGCTGTAGGTTCCCTCTCTGGCCAGTTTGTACTCTATTTCCTCGTAGACTGCATCATGATAGGGGGCGAGTGCTCCCTTAGATAGGGCTGTGTGAGGAAACAGACACTCAGGGTTAACATGCACGAAGAGGAGTACAAGATCAATAATTCACTGCTAAACCTTCTTTGGACATTTGAGCACAGAAATGTTATGATTCTGGATTTGCAAATTTCCTGATATCTCCATCTGTAATTGTTGATAATCTTTCTTAAACTTCAAATGGATTTCCCTACCCTATTAAAATTGCTCACATCCAGCACACCTTTAAATTAGACAGGTTCACCTTGGCAATTGTGATTTTAAAGCGGCTTTATTCCTCAAGTTAATTATAGAAATCTTAGTTCCATGTGAGTGACAGAAATGACCACTAGAGGTCACTATGTGGATGGCAAGTTCCCTCCCTACCTTTCCTCAGCTTCCTATTCTGGATCAGCTGCCCCACTAACAGGGCCAGCACCACGAAGAGCAGAGCCCCCAGCAACAGGAGGACCAGGGGCGAGACAGATAGACCTTCCAGCGGCTGTGTCTGGGGTGTTGTCCTGGTTCTGcctgagagagggggagacaatAGATGAACAGGGATCAGGAGAGGTTCTCTTGGGCTCATATACACTTCGACAGATGGAATGTCCTGTTCTCCTCCTGTTCCCATATGGGGCTATCATGGCTTCAGGGTGAACCAAGATCAACGAAGAATATAAGGATTCCCAACCTAGTAAATCAGTGAGGAAAGAGAGGACACTAGCACAAATctacactgggaatctgaaaacactgattttcatcctgagagaggagaggagacactacagctacaatgggaatctgaagagacaCTGATCTTCACACTcaagaggagaggagacactacagctacactgggaatctgaaaacactgattttcatcctgagagaggagaggagacactacagctacactgggaatctgaagagacTGATCTTCACACTGAGGGAGAAGAGGAGACACAacagctacactgggaatctgaagagacTGATCTTCACcctgagggaggagaggagacactacagctacactgggaatctgaagagacagaaagacaggagtTATCAATGACAGGGAGGATTTCTGTTCACCTGTAGCTGTTGTTGGACTGGCTGTTGTCCCTGCCAAACCTATAAAAGAGATAGGAGAACTGTCAATTTATTGACTTTGGTTTTACAGAAGGTTGAATCCACAGtggtcttaataaaaaaaaaactttacatttgttCCTTGAGGTCAAATGTAAGATTGCAGGATGAAAGGTGTCTTGTTCTGAATTGAAGACTAGTGTTGTTCACATACACAGGGCTACAAAACATCCCAATCTTGTGACTGATGATCTTAGCTGGTTCAGTTAGATATTAAGCAGTGATAAAATATGTGTAACAGTGTATCTTCTCCATTGATCTTCTACTTTGTTCGTCTACAGTTCTAAGACCCTCCTCACCTGTACAGGTAACCCCTGCATCCTCCTTGTGTTGACAGTCGCTCTGATTCAGTCCAGAGTGACAACAGTCCCACAGGTGAAGCTCACTGCCTGTGCAGttcacctcgtccagccagatggcGCCGTTTCCTGGTCCGAATGAGGCCTCTATCTCTGCTCTCACTGcatccccacagcccagctgtctgcagaccacctgggcatcctgcaggtcccaggagtcgtcacagactgtcccccagggGCCCTCATACCGCAGCTCCACCCAGCCAGAGCAGTTAGTGCCTCCAGCCAGGCGCAGAGCCACGGGGACTGAAAGACAACAGAGAACATACTGAGTGTCATCATATCAGTGACTGTAGAAGAGAGCAATGAGGTTACTGAGTGTCATTAGATCTGTGACTGTAGATGAGAGCAGAGAGGCTACTGAGTGTCTTTAGCTCAGTGACTGTAGTAGAGATTAGTGAGTTATAGAATGACTCTAGAAGAGTCAGTTCCTCAGCTCAGGGCGGCAGTGTTTCTGACTGCTTTACACACTGAACTCACCTGGGCAGTACAGCTGAGGCTGCTCTTCCTGAGGGGCTGGAGTGCTTCTGTCAGCTTCTTTTCTAGGACCTTCAAGAATTAATAGtcatataaaaacattattattataaaatgaataacaatgacattgctttcatttttatacatgtttGGATATAAATTGATAATAATTCAGTTGAAAGCTCTTATTATGTTCTGAACTTGGCAAAACACTAATCCACAGAGCTGCTCGAGATAAAGACAATCACTGCAGAGCTGTTAAAGAGGAAGGCAGCATCACTCTTCACTCTCTACCTGAGCAGGTGATATTAGCCACTTCTTGGTCTGTGCAGTCATTCTGACCCCAGGGGGAGGAGGGACACTGCCACAGGGTGGAGTCGTGTTTGCGAAAGGAGACAAAGTCCAGCCATTTGGGGTCCGGGCTCAGCCTGGAGTTTGTCTCTCTGACGGTGCCCTtgtctccacagcccagctgtttaCAGATCACTGGAACTGTGGAGTCTGTCATGCTGTTGGCACAGATGCTGCCCCAGGTGCCGTTGTAGTAAACCTCTGCCTGTCCTGAACAGCCTGCAGACAGTCTCAGTAGAGTGTGATCTGTCAAGACAGCAGGGAAAGTCAAAGGAAACGAATCCTGAGTTTCATTCTTAACTGGTAAGAAACAACAGGCAAACAATAGGACCAATAAACAGTCCCAGTTGCTGTGTATTTCCAGTAATTCAGGATTCATGCAGCTGACAAAAAGGTACAAGGAGTACAATGTTGATTTCAGCACCTGGACAGCATAAATGGAGTGCTATCTAAGATGAGAAACGATGTGGAACAATTAAGTGACTGTAAGCTTAATTAAATGTTGCAAATCATCAGCATCATTCCGATCACCTTGGCCATTCAGCAGCAACACAAGTCAGGGTGTCTGAGGTAGCGCTGTGAAAAGAGAACTTCCAGATTGGCTTGACattcaacaccaagagaaaaagACTCCTGGACCAAATCAAGATGAAACATTTGA belongs to Lepisosteus oculatus isolate fLepOcu1 chromosome 14, fLepOcu1.hap2, whole genome shotgun sequence and includes:
- the LOC138243391 gene encoding antigen WC1.1-like; this translates as MYKNEIPVALRLAGGTNCSGWVELRYEGPWGTVCDDSWDLQDAQVVCRQLGCGDAVRAEIEASFGPGNGAIWLDEVNCTGSELHLWDCCHSGLNQSDCQHKEDAGVTCTGLAGTTASPTTATGRTRTTPQTQPLEGLSVSPLVLLLLGALLFVVLALLVGQLIQNRKLRKALSKGALAPYHDAVYEEIEYKLAREGTYSTPRRGRFLSDELPSGYDDVEDSEGDPVPGDLITSLKEEIPEYYDDAVTVPQSPDALSGKPMSSVKEEAPEYYDDAFTVPQSPNTVSGRLLSDETPSGYSDVFSSEEDPTSGVLQPGPGVDRVMPTLPSEEGAPAPDRTDYDDVGDDSQGEDGRCETDRAVWENLLQQV